In Actinomyces radicidentis, one genomic interval encodes:
- a CDS encoding LysR family transcriptional regulator, with product MDVSPHRLSVLLAVHRAGGIVAAAESQHLSPSAVSQQIKLLEKEARARVIDRTPRGAVLTDAGRVLVETAERIEEELATARRELARIDDSTLTGRVIIASFSTAIRAVLLPMLATIHESHPGLDVYIEEGEERPSLARLRRGEIDLVLLERDSHTLPPAPRGLADVPLLDESWLVVVPPDQPMPSTLADLVRATWIDLDHDTAGAFALTRLSRQIGTPLTLHHRAYDYDVVLAMVNQGLGYALLPELAVRSSSLPDGVSIARLPGLGTRQLAVRHRAVRGEPGPATRAVLDVLLEQAAGLDLG from the coding sequence GTGGATGTCTCACCTCACAGGCTCAGCGTGCTGCTCGCCGTCCACCGCGCCGGCGGCATCGTCGCAGCCGCGGAATCCCAGCACCTGTCGCCCTCCGCCGTCTCCCAGCAGATCAAGCTGCTCGAGAAGGAGGCGCGCGCCCGTGTGATCGACAGAACACCGCGCGGGGCCGTCCTCACCGACGCCGGACGCGTGCTCGTCGAGACCGCCGAGCGCATCGAGGAGGAGCTCGCCACCGCACGCCGCGAGCTCGCCCGCATCGACGACTCCACCCTCACCGGACGCGTCATCATCGCCTCCTTCTCCACCGCCATCCGCGCGGTGCTCCTCCCGATGCTCGCCACGATCCACGAGTCCCACCCCGGCCTCGACGTCTACATCGAGGAGGGGGAGGAGCGCCCCAGCCTCGCGCGCCTGCGCCGCGGCGAGATCGACCTCGTCCTCCTCGAGCGCGACTCCCACACCCTGCCGCCCGCGCCGCGCGGCCTCGCCGACGTCCCCCTCCTCGACGAGTCCTGGCTCGTCGTCGTGCCGCCCGACCAGCCGATGCCGTCGACCCTCGCCGACCTCGTGCGCGCCACCTGGATCGACCTCGACCACGACACCGCCGGCGCCTTCGCCCTCACACGCCTCTCGCGGCAGATCGGCACCCCGCTCACGCTCCACCACCGCGCCTACGACTACGACGTCGTCCTCGCCATGGTGAACCAGGGCCTCGGCTACGCCCTCCTGCCCGAGCTCGCCGTGCGCTCCTCCAGCCTGCCCGACGGCGTCTCCATCGCCCGCCTGCCCGGGCTCGGCACGCGCCAGCTCGCCGTCCGCCACCGCGCCGTGCGCGGCGAGCCCGGACCGGCGACCCGCGCCGTCCTCGACGTCCTCCTCGAGCAGGCGGCGGGACTCGACCTCGGCTGA
- the prfB gene encoding peptide chain release factor 2: MATDFPAEIERLRHTHASIAAVTDPEVLRARIAELSEQAAAPDLWDDPDAAQVVTSNLSHAQADLKRVEDLGSRIDDLEAMVEMAGEETGEDADELLDEAEKDLGSISKDLSELEIRTLLSGEYDPRDAVVTIRSGAGGVDAADFAEMLLRMYTRWAERHEYPVKILNTSYAEEAGLKSVTFEVHAPYAYGTLSVEGGTHRLVRISPFDNQGRRQTSFAAVEVIPLIESTDHIEIPETDIRIDVFRSSGPGGQSVNTTDSAVRITHLPTGLVVSMQDEKSQIQNRAAAMRVLQSRLLLLKQQEEDAKKKELAGDVKASWGDQMRSYVLNPYQMVKDLRTSFEVGNPDSVFDGDIDGFIDAGIRWRKQEEQAED, from the coding sequence GTGGCCACAGACTTCCCCGCAGAGATCGAACGACTCCGACACACCCACGCGTCCATCGCGGCGGTGACCGACCCGGAGGTGCTGCGCGCCCGGATCGCCGAGCTCAGCGAGCAGGCCGCCGCCCCCGACCTGTGGGACGACCCCGACGCCGCCCAGGTCGTCACCTCCAACCTCTCCCACGCGCAGGCCGACCTCAAGCGCGTCGAGGACCTCGGCAGCCGCATCGACGACCTCGAGGCCATGGTCGAGATGGCGGGCGAGGAGACCGGCGAGGACGCCGACGAGCTCCTCGACGAGGCAGAGAAGGACCTCGGCTCCATCTCCAAGGACCTCTCCGAGCTCGAGATCCGCACGCTCCTGTCCGGCGAGTACGACCCGCGCGACGCCGTCGTCACCATCCGCTCCGGCGCCGGCGGCGTCGACGCCGCGGACTTCGCCGAGATGCTCCTGCGCATGTACACGCGCTGGGCCGAGCGCCACGAGTACCCGGTCAAGATCCTCAACACCTCCTACGCGGAGGAGGCCGGCCTCAAGTCCGTCACCTTCGAGGTCCACGCGCCCTACGCCTACGGCACCCTCTCCGTCGAGGGCGGCACCCACCGCCTCGTGCGCATCAGCCCCTTCGACAACCAGGGCCGCCGTCAGACCTCCTTCGCCGCCGTCGAGGTCATCCCGCTCATCGAGTCGACCGACCACATCGAGATCCCCGAGACGGACATCCGCATCGACGTCTTCCGCTCCTCGGGACCCGGCGGCCAGTCCGTCAACACGACGGACTCCGCCGTCCGCATCACCCACCTGCCCACCGGCCTCGTGGTCTCCATGCAGGACGAGAAGTCGCAGATCCAGAACCGCGCCGCCGCCATGCGCGTCCTCCAGTCCCGCCTGCTCCTGCTCAAGCAGCAGGAGGAGGACGCGAAGAAGAAGGAGCTCGCGGGCGACGTCAAGGCCTCCTGGGGGGACCAGATGCGCTCCTACGTCCTCAACCCGTACCAGATGGTCAAGGATCTGCGCACCAGCTTCGAGGTCGGCAACCCGGACTCCGTCTTCGACGGCGACATCGACGGCTTCATCGACGCCGGCATCCGCTGGCGCAAGCAGGAGGAGCAGGCCGAGGACTGA
- the ettA gene encoding energy-dependent translational throttle protein EttA, with protein MAEYIYQMIKARKAHGDKVILDDVTMAFLPGAKIGMVGPNGAGKSSILKIMAGIDQPSNGEARLSPGYSVGILMQEPPLNEEKTVLGNVEEGVAEIKGKLDRFNEISAAMADPDADFDALMEEMGKLQTEIDAADAWDLDSQLEQAMDALRCPPPDAEVRNLSGGERRRVALCKLLLEAPDLLLLDEPTNHLDAESVLWLEQHLKSYKGAVIAVTHDRYFLDHVAEWIAEVDRGHLYPYEGNYSTYLETKEKRLEVQGKKDARLAKRLKDELEWVRSSAKGRQTKSKARLARYEEMAAEAEKTRKLDFEEIQIPPGPRLGNVVLEASHLNKGFDGRTLIDDLSFTLPRNGIVGVVGPNGVGKSTLFKTIVGLEPLDGGELKVGQTVKLSYVDQGREGIDPNKTLWEVVSDGLDYIQVGQVEMPSRAYVASFGFKGPDQQKPAGVLSGGERNRLNLALTLKQGGNLILLDEPTNDLDTETLGSLENALLEFPGCAVVITHDRWFLDRVATHILAWEGTEENPASWYWFEGNFASYEENKVARLGADAARPHRVTYRKLTRD; from the coding sequence GTGGCTGAGTACATCTACCAGATGATCAAGGCGCGCAAGGCGCACGGCGACAAGGTCATCCTCGACGACGTCACCATGGCGTTCCTCCCGGGCGCCAAGATCGGCATGGTCGGCCCCAACGGCGCCGGCAAGTCCTCGATCCTCAAGATCATGGCCGGCATCGACCAGCCCTCGAACGGCGAGGCCCGCCTCTCCCCCGGCTACAGCGTCGGCATCCTCATGCAGGAGCCCCCGCTCAACGAGGAGAAGACGGTCCTCGGCAACGTCGAGGAGGGCGTCGCCGAGATCAAGGGCAAGCTCGACCGCTTCAACGAGATCTCCGCCGCCATGGCGGACCCGGACGCGGACTTCGACGCCCTCATGGAGGAGATGGGCAAGCTCCAGACGGAGATCGACGCCGCCGACGCCTGGGACCTCGACTCCCAGCTCGAGCAGGCGATGGACGCCCTGCGCTGCCCGCCGCCGGACGCGGAGGTCAGGAACCTCTCCGGTGGTGAGCGCCGCCGCGTCGCGCTGTGCAAGCTCCTCCTCGAGGCGCCCGACCTTCTCCTCCTCGACGAGCCCACGAACCACCTCGACGCCGAGTCCGTCCTCTGGCTCGAGCAGCACCTCAAGTCCTACAAGGGCGCCGTCATCGCGGTCACCCACGACCGGTACTTCCTCGACCACGTGGCCGAGTGGATCGCCGAGGTCGACCGCGGTCACCTCTACCCCTACGAGGGCAACTACTCGACCTACCTCGAGACCAAGGAGAAGCGCCTCGAGGTCCAGGGCAAGAAGGACGCCAGGCTCGCCAAGCGCCTCAAGGACGAGCTCGAGTGGGTCCGCTCCTCCGCCAAGGGCCGCCAGACGAAGTCGAAGGCCCGCCTCGCCCGCTACGAGGAGATGGCCGCGGAGGCCGAGAAGACCCGCAAGCTCGACTTCGAGGAGATCCAGATCCCGCCGGGCCCGCGTCTGGGCAACGTGGTCCTCGAGGCCAGCCACCTCAACAAGGGCTTCGACGGCCGCACCCTCATCGACGACCTGTCCTTCACGCTGCCCCGCAACGGCATCGTCGGCGTCGTCGGCCCCAACGGCGTCGGCAAGTCGACCCTGTTCAAGACGATCGTGGGCCTCGAGCCCCTCGACGGCGGCGAGCTCAAGGTCGGTCAGACCGTCAAGCTCTCGTACGTCGACCAGGGCCGTGAGGGCATCGATCCGAACAAGACCCTGTGGGAGGTCGTCTCCGACGGGCTGGACTACATCCAGGTCGGTCAGGTCGAGATGCCGTCGCGCGCCTACGTCGCGTCCTTCGGCTTCAAGGGCCCGGACCAGCAGAAGCCGGCCGGCGTCCTCTCCGGTGGTGAGCGCAACCGCCTCAACCTGGCCCTCACGCTCAAGCAGGGCGGCAACCTCATCCTCCTGGACGAGCCGACGAACGACCTCGACACCGAGACCCTCGGGTCCCTGGAGAACGCGCTCCTCGAGTTCCCCGGCTGCGCCGTGGTCATCACCCACGACCGCTGGTTCCTCGACCGCGTCGCGACGCACATCCTCGCGTGGGAGGGCACGGAGGAGAACCCGGCCAGCTGGTACTGGTTCGAGGGGAACTTCGCCTCCTACGAGGAGAACAAGGTGGCCCGCCTCGGTGCCGACGCCGCCCGCCCGCACCGCGTCACCTACCGCAAGCTCACGCGCGACTGA
- a CDS encoding type II secretion system F family protein: MSPQVLGPLAGLLAALGLLGVLDAARRRRPTLLSRVAPYVHDRPRTSSLLSPAAPSGDGRTVTGLLLAAVAASGHLLEGLGSSAESVRTRLRRSGSRLTYEELRVQQLLWAGCGLTAAVAVGLLAAIVRPVNVPVLVVGALVAAVAGAAARDWWLTRSVTERQRRIEAQLPDVVELLALVVGAGQGPVAAIERVVAIGRGDLVDELAITLADVRSGTVLTTALLHLEDRVESLHVTRLSEAIAVALERGTPLADVLHSQAADAREASRRALMEEGGKREIAQMVPVVFLVLPITVVFALFPGLFVLRLGL, translated from the coding sequence ATGAGTCCCCAGGTCCTCGGCCCGCTCGCCGGGCTTCTCGCCGCGCTCGGCTTGCTCGGCGTGCTCGACGCGGCTCGTCGTCGTCGTCCGACGCTCCTCAGCCGCGTCGCCCCCTACGTCCACGACCGCCCTCGTACCTCCTCACTCCTCAGCCCTGCGGCTCCGTCGGGGGACGGACGCACGGTCACCGGCCTGCTCCTCGCCGCGGTCGCCGCCTCGGGGCACCTGCTCGAGGGCCTGGGTTCCTCCGCCGAGTCGGTCCGCACCCGCCTACGCCGCTCGGGCTCCCGCCTCACCTACGAGGAGCTGCGCGTCCAGCAGCTCCTGTGGGCCGGCTGCGGTCTCACGGCGGCTGTGGCGGTCGGGTTGCTCGCCGCGATCGTCCGCCCGGTCAACGTGCCGGTCCTCGTCGTCGGGGCGCTCGTGGCGGCGGTCGCCGGCGCTGCGGCTCGCGACTGGTGGCTCACCCGTTCCGTCACCGAGCGTCAGCGGCGGATCGAGGCGCAGCTGCCCGACGTCGTCGAGCTCCTAGCCCTCGTCGTCGGAGCCGGTCAGGGGCCGGTCGCCGCCATCGAGCGCGTCGTCGCGATCGGCCGTGGCGACCTCGTCGACGAGCTCGCCATCACGCTCGCCGACGTCCGCTCCGGAACCGTTCTCACAACGGCCCTCCTCCACCTCGAGGACCGCGTCGAGTCCCTGCACGTCACCCGCCTGTCCGAGGCGATCGCCGTCGCCCTCGAGCGCGGCACGCCGCTCGCCGACGTCCTGCACTCGCAGGCCGCCGACGCCCGCGAGGCCTCGCGCCGCGCCCTCATGGAGGAGGGCGGCAAGCGCGAGATCGCGCAGATGGTCCCCGTCGTCTTCCTCGTCCTTCCCATCACCGTCGTCTTCGCCCTCTTCCCCGGCCTCTTCGTCCTGCGTCTCGGCCTGTGA
- a CDS encoding peptidase T4, which produces MIAEPPGASVPPTAGASAVSRSLLRLRDEAGNAPVEFIGWVLVLVAPVLYLLVTLSQVQATSFAVASAADAAARVLAVETGDAAQAHARTAVALALEDQHVDVDPTAALTTSCTAAGCDEGVVVRVEAGVDLPGLASLGLGRDVVVLDASRRVTLAGADQ; this is translated from the coding sequence GTGATCGCCGAGCCTCCCGGAGCGTCGGTACCTCCGACGGCGGGCGCCAGCGCGGTTTCGCGATCGCTGCTCCGCCTCCGCGACGAGGCGGGGAACGCCCCCGTCGAGTTCATCGGCTGGGTGCTCGTCCTCGTCGCCCCGGTCCTGTACCTCCTCGTCACGCTCTCCCAGGTGCAGGCGACCTCCTTCGCCGTCGCCTCGGCGGCCGACGCCGCGGCCCGGGTCCTCGCCGTCGAGACCGGTGATGCCGCCCAGGCGCATGCCCGCACCGCCGTCGCGCTCGCGCTCGAGGACCAGCACGTCGACGTGGACCCGACGGCGGCGCTGACCACGAGCTGCACGGCCGCCGGTTGCGACGAGGGCGTCGTCGTGCGCGTCGAGGCGGGCGTCGACCTGCCCGGACTGGCCTCGCTCGGCCTGGGGCGCGATGTCGTCGTCCTCGACGCCTCGCGGCGCGTCACGCTCGCCGGAGCGGACCAGTGA
- a CDS encoding CBU_0592 family membrane protein, whose amino-acid sequence MNDVLATIISIGGWVGAAEFLFGYFLISRNRIAGDSLKYQALNITGSILLMTNCAYTGAWPSAISNVFYLFVGITILFTVKRAYIAQLARKRREEMAARRAAARSRRGAVATAELAELSLIEA is encoded by the coding sequence ATGAACGACGTGCTCGCAACCATCATCTCCATCGGCGGCTGGGTCGGTGCCGCAGAGTTCCTCTTCGGCTACTTCCTCATCTCGAGGAACCGCATCGCCGGCGACTCCCTCAAGTACCAGGCCCTCAACATCACGGGCTCCATCCTCCTCATGACCAACTGCGCCTACACCGGCGCCTGGCCGAGCGCGATCTCCAACGTCTTCTACCTCTTCGTCGGGATCACCATCCTCTTCACGGTCAAGCGCGCGTACATCGCGCAGCTGGCCCGCAAGCGCCGCGAGGAGATGGCCGCGCGCCGCGCCGCTGCCCGTTCCCGCCGCGGCGCCGTCGCCACGGCCGAGCTCGCCGAGCTCTCCCTCATCGAGGCCTGA
- the ptsP gene encoding phosphoenolpyruvate--protein phosphotransferase, whose translation MATDDNTTSLNGIGVSPGLVAGPVARMAPGISEPAVATLPAEADVETECERIAEAAQTVKKGLELSAAEAKGEGRTLLETTAQMAADPTLTSSAQAMVKERRLVPERAVWEAAGSLASMLESLGGYMAERTRDVQDVRDRIVAVLTDSPMPGIPRLPEPFILVAEDLAPADTALLDPEKVIAFITSEGGPTSHTAILARALGLPAIVGAGTAVTDRLSDGDIVLVDGTKGTITLNPSEDELRRARELANRVRVFNGDGATKDGHEVQLLANVGDAAGARAAAEAGAMGVGLFRTEFCFLDQPEEPTVEAQVEAYRGVLEAFPGKKVVVRTLDAGADKPLPFLTDATEANPALGVRAYRTTRRDPEVLEHQLEALAKAEAETDAKVWVMAPMISTTEEARAFTDKARTYGLKTAGMMIEVPSAALMADKMFEHADFASIGTNDLTQYVMAADRLLSSLADLSTAWQPAVLRLIKAACDGAAPHGRPVGVCGEAAADPALAVVLVGLGVASLSMTARALPDVDAVMKSVDLADAKRLAELAIAQPTAEAAREAVRAELPILEELGL comes from the coding sequence ATGGCCACCGACGACAACACCACCTCCCTGAACGGCATCGGCGTCAGCCCCGGACTCGTCGCCGGCCCCGTGGCCCGCATGGCGCCCGGCATCTCCGAGCCCGCCGTCGCCACCCTGCCCGCCGAGGCCGACGTCGAGACCGAGTGCGAGCGCATCGCCGAGGCCGCGCAGACGGTGAAGAAGGGCCTCGAGCTCTCCGCCGCCGAGGCCAAGGGCGAGGGCCGCACCCTCCTGGAGACCACCGCCCAGATGGCGGCGGACCCCACCCTCACCTCCTCCGCCCAGGCCATGGTCAAGGAGCGCCGCCTCGTCCCCGAGCGCGCCGTGTGGGAGGCCGCCGGATCGCTGGCCTCCATGCTCGAGTCCCTCGGCGGGTACATGGCCGAGCGCACCAGGGACGTCCAGGACGTCCGCGACCGCATCGTCGCCGTGCTCACCGACTCCCCCATGCCCGGCATCCCGCGCCTGCCTGAGCCCTTCATCCTCGTCGCCGAGGACCTCGCGCCGGCGGACACCGCCCTCCTCGACCCGGAGAAGGTCATCGCCTTCATCACCTCCGAGGGCGGTCCGACCTCCCACACCGCGATTCTCGCCCGCGCACTCGGCCTGCCCGCCATCGTCGGTGCCGGCACCGCCGTGACCGACCGGCTCAGCGACGGCGACATCGTCCTCGTCGACGGCACCAAGGGCACCATCACGCTCAACCCGAGCGAGGACGAGCTGCGCCGCGCCCGCGAGCTCGCCAACCGCGTCCGCGTCTTCAACGGCGACGGCGCCACGAAGGACGGCCACGAGGTCCAGCTTCTCGCCAACGTCGGCGACGCCGCCGGCGCCCGCGCCGCCGCCGAGGCGGGCGCCATGGGCGTGGGCCTGTTCCGCACCGAGTTCTGCTTCCTCGACCAGCCCGAGGAGCCCACCGTCGAGGCCCAGGTGGAGGCCTACCGCGGCGTCCTCGAGGCCTTTCCCGGCAAGAAGGTCGTCGTCCGCACCCTCGACGCCGGCGCCGACAAGCCCCTGCCCTTCCTCACGGACGCCACCGAGGCCAACCCGGCCCTCGGCGTGCGCGCCTACCGCACCACCCGCCGCGACCCCGAGGTCCTCGAGCACCAGCTCGAGGCGCTCGCCAAGGCCGAGGCGGAGACCGACGCCAAGGTGTGGGTCATGGCCCCGATGATCTCGACGACCGAGGAGGCCAGGGCCTTCACGGACAAGGCCCGCACCTACGGCCTCAAGACGGCCGGCATGATGATCGAGGTCCCCTCGGCCGCCCTCATGGCCGACAAGATGTTCGAGCACGCCGACTTCGCCTCGATCGGCACGAACGACCTCACCCAGTACGTCATGGCGGCGGACCGCCTCCTCTCCTCGCTGGCGGACCTGTCCACCGCGTGGCAGCCGGCCGTCCTGCGCCTCATCAAGGCCGCCTGCGACGGCGCCGCCCCGCACGGCCGCCCCGTGGGCGTCTGCGGCGAGGCCGCCGCAGACCCGGCGCTCGCCGTCGTCCTCGTGGGCCTCGGCGTCGCCAGCCTGTCCATGACGGCCCGCGCCCTGCCGGACGTCGACGCCGTCATGAAGTCCGTCGACCTCGCCGACGCCAAGCGCCTCGCCGAGCTCGCCATCGCCCAGCCCACCGCCGAGGCGGCCCGCGAGGCCGTCCGCGCCGAGCTGCCGATCCTCGAGGAGCTCGGTCTGTGA
- a CDS encoding glucose PTS transporter subunit EIIB, with product MTTAAEILAGLGGRDNVTDLEPCITRLRVEVVDQEKVDEEALRSAGAFGVVRSGRVVQVVVGPVADALANEISKSE from the coding sequence ATGACCACTGCCGCTGAGATCCTTGCCGGGCTGGGCGGGCGCGACAACGTCACGGACCTGGAGCCGTGCATCACCCGCCTGCGCGTCGAGGTCGTGGACCAGGAGAAGGTCGACGAGGAGGCCCTCCGCTCGGCGGGCGCCTTCGGCGTCGTCCGCTCGGGCCGTGTCGTCCAGGTCGTCGTCGGCCCCGTCGCCGACGCCCTGGCCAACGAGATCTCCAAGTCCGAGTGA
- a CDS encoding TadE family protein, which produces MPSEIRPTSRRVLVQPRRRADALERRSSPHGERPGRTGHEGLRGRLLVEEGSAVVDFVLVGVLVIAVALAILQLALGLHVRNVLTDAAGEGARRAALVGGTEAEAEQRVRDLTGTALTEGYVESVTVSRSSSDGVAVVQVDVTAPVPVLGLLGPGGTLHVTGHAVDEAGLVPAGALP; this is translated from the coding sequence GTGCCATCTGAGATCCGTCCGACGAGCCGGCGCGTCCTCGTACAGCCTCGTCGTCGCGCGGACGCGCTGGAGCGCCGATCGTCCCCGCACGGCGAGCGGCCCGGCCGGACCGGGCACGAGGGCCTGCGCGGCCGACTGCTCGTCGAGGAGGGATCCGCCGTCGTCGACTTCGTCCTGGTCGGTGTCCTCGTCATCGCCGTCGCCCTCGCGATCCTGCAGCTCGCCCTCGGCCTCCACGTCCGCAACGTCCTCACCGACGCGGCGGGCGAAGGGGCGCGCCGCGCCGCCCTCGTCGGGGGTACCGAGGCCGAGGCGGAGCAGCGCGTCCGCGACCTCACCGGGACCGCGCTCACCGAGGGCTATGTCGAGTCTGTGACGGTCAGCCGCTCCAGCTCCGACGGCGTCGCCGTCGTCCAGGTCGACGTCACCGCGCCGGTCCCGGTCCTGGGACTCCTCGGCCCCGGCGGCACCCTCCACGTGACCGGCCACGCCGTCGACGAGGCAGGGCTCGTACCCGCGGGGGCGCTGCCGTGA
- a CDS encoding acyl-CoA thioesterase, which translates to MTTPFPVPPASEEPLGSVTRILALAPADGEGALTGTSLPQLSGRVYGGQVVAQGLLAAAATLRDAGLEERLPHSVHAYFMRGGKPDEPIRFDVEDLRDGRSFSQRRTTVSQDDRVILQMISSFQETQDGEDVQTTAPDVPRPEELTSALEIFRAVDHPVAKFLGRTAAFDLRHVEGNIYLRPAAEHADRQCLWARARGRVPEGASQTVHRALLAYMCDQVMLEPALRSRGLSWRTEGMSLATLDHAQWFHRDVDAGDWLLFVQDSHSSSGGRAMARAEVFDSQGRLVSTIAQEGMVRVPTATSKGSGDWEIRVAEGDDGTAIPDPEQR; encoded by the coding sequence GTGACCACACCCTTCCCCGTCCCGCCGGCCAGCGAGGAGCCGCTCGGCTCCGTCACCCGGATCCTGGCCCTCGCGCCGGCGGACGGGGAGGGCGCTCTCACGGGCACCTCCCTCCCCCAGCTCTCCGGCCGCGTCTACGGCGGCCAGGTCGTCGCCCAGGGGCTCCTCGCCGCGGCGGCGACGCTGCGCGACGCGGGCCTCGAGGAGCGGCTGCCCCACTCCGTCCACGCCTACTTCATGCGCGGCGGCAAGCCGGACGAGCCGATCCGCTTCGACGTCGAGGACCTGCGCGACGGGCGCTCCTTCTCCCAGCGCCGCACGACCGTCTCCCAGGACGACCGCGTCATCCTCCAGATGATCTCCTCCTTCCAGGAGACGCAGGACGGCGAGGACGTCCAGACGACCGCGCCGGACGTGCCGCGCCCCGAGGAGCTCACGAGCGCGCTCGAGATCTTCCGGGCCGTCGACCACCCGGTCGCCAAGTTCCTCGGCCGGACCGCCGCCTTCGACCTGCGGCACGTCGAGGGGAACATCTACCTGCGGCCGGCCGCGGAACACGCCGACCGCCAGTGCCTGTGGGCCCGGGCCCGCGGACGAGTGCCCGAGGGGGCCTCGCAGACCGTGCACCGGGCGCTGCTGGCCTACATGTGCGACCAGGTCATGCTCGAGCCGGCGCTGCGCAGCCGCGGCCTGTCCTGGCGGACCGAGGGGATGAGCCTGGCGACCCTGGATCACGCGCAGTGGTTCCACCGTGACGTCGACGCGGGCGACTGGCTGCTCTTCGTCCAGGACTCCCACTCCTCCTCCGGCGGCCGCGCCATGGCGCGCGCCGAGGTCTTCGACTCGCAGGGCCGCCTCGTCTCCACCATCGCCCAGGAGGGCATGGTCCGCGTCCCCACCGCGACGTCCAAGGGCAGCGGCGACTGGGAGATCCGCGTCGCCGAGGGCGACGACGGCACCGCGATCCCCGACCCGGAGCAGCGCTGA